In [Leptolyngbya] sp. PCC 7376, a genomic segment contains:
- the tcmP gene encoding three-Cys-motif partner protein TcmP — protein sequence MPISSSGQGFSDNTATKQEQFKYFATVHLNICQNGIFKRHQGKSWLSAKYHFIDLNAGTGINEEYGKGSPIIFLEKSQELNVDTSCFFVDIEQNIIDELKDNVAKISAKTSHSYFSIGNKKALEQISSIIQSNTSNKAVYGLVYSDENGNIPPFEELSKFFSQQHLSKIDVLIYFSATNIKRVLKSAEQENCKRLAEYICDLPKTHWQVRQLEDRHQWCFLFGTNWSNKSGKMGYPEIRKLGFRDIQSREGQKILEQASYTNDELDLKQKPFFPGFEDLL from the coding sequence ATGCCTATTTCTTCTTCAGGTCAAGGATTCAGCGACAATACAGCCACCAAACAAGAACAATTTAAGTACTTCGCGACAGTTCATTTGAATATTTGTCAAAATGGAATATTTAAGAGACATCAAGGAAAAAGCTGGTTATCGGCAAAATATCACTTCATAGATTTGAATGCGGGGACGGGAATCAATGAAGAATATGGGAAGGGAAGTCCAATAATTTTTCTTGAAAAATCACAGGAGCTTAATGTCGATACAAGCTGCTTCTTTGTCGATATAGAACAAAATATTATTGATGAGCTTAAAGATAATGTTGCGAAGATATCTGCAAAAACATCTCATTCATATTTCTCAATAGGTAATAAAAAAGCTCTAGAACAAATATCTTCAATAATTCAATCTAATACATCGAACAAGGCTGTATACGGTTTAGTGTATTCGGATGAAAATGGAAACATACCACCTTTTGAAGAATTAAGTAAATTCTTTAGTCAACAGCACTTATCCAAAATCGATGTTCTCATTTATTTTTCCGCTACCAATATAAAGCGGGTCTTAAAATCAGCAGAACAAGAAAATTGTAAGCGTTTAGCTGAATATATTTGTGACTTGCCAAAAACACATTGGCAGGTAAGGCAATTGGAAGACCGACATCAATGGTGTTTTTTATTTGGTACCAACTGGAGTAATAAGTCAGGAAAAATGGGCTATCCAGAAATCAGAAAGCTAGGGTTTCGTGATATTCAGAGTAGAGAAGGTCAAAAAATTCTCGAACAAGCATCTTATACGAATGATGAGCTGGATCTAAAACAAAAACCTTTCTTTCCAGGTTTTGAGGATCTTTTGTAA
- a CDS encoding radical SAM protein — translation MPTVRGTESVVSPLQKSGLNKKGLCDYVINVASGCLHGCTFCYVPSTPVIRTRQKYFETRGVANPQMDWGKYLFVRENIAEQLNLTLSRKKTWSMTESGQGVVMLCSGTDPYQNQQTAKVTREVVKVLVKYQRNVRILTRSPLWLQDLDILDSPYVTVGMSLPMLDDELSRKIEPFAPPPSERYKAMLKGYEKGIRQYVAIAPTPPQTQLTNFQDLLSKLLVVNPEVIFWEPINARGTNGKRMLAAGLDFVSSVMHRDSWASNFIRQWRDIEQAADSLDCKQLLHIWADPDLRGFISDQTLDYWLFRRTVEKWRQNSIFSTKKGKQQTKNKLNDKNNRQKPSTALSR, via the coding sequence ATGCCCACTGTGAGAGGTACTGAGAGTGTAGTGAGTCCTCTACAGAAGAGTGGCTTGAATAAGAAAGGATTGTGTGACTATGTAATAAATGTCGCTTCTGGTTGTTTACATGGTTGTACTTTTTGCTACGTACCATCGACTCCCGTAATTCGTACACGACAAAAGTATTTTGAAACCCGGGGTGTAGCTAATCCTCAGATGGACTGGGGAAAATATCTATTTGTTCGAGAAAATATTGCAGAGCAACTAAATCTCACCTTAAGTCGTAAAAAAACATGGAGCATGACTGAATCAGGACAAGGAGTTGTAATGCTTTGTTCTGGTACTGATCCTTACCAAAACCAACAAACGGCAAAAGTCACAAGAGAAGTGGTGAAAGTTTTAGTCAAATATCAAAGGAATGTTCGTATTTTGACTCGAAGTCCTTTGTGGCTACAGGATCTCGATATTCTTGATTCTCCGTATGTGACTGTTGGCATGAGTCTGCCGATGCTTGATGATGAATTGAGTAGAAAAATCGAGCCATTCGCACCACCTCCATCTGAACGTTACAAGGCAATGCTTAAAGGTTACGAAAAAGGAATCAGGCAATATGTGGCGATCGCTCCAACACCTCCGCAGACACAACTTACTAATTTTCAAGATCTGTTATCCAAATTACTAGTGGTCAACCCAGAAGTTATTTTTTGGGAACCAATTAATGCTCGCGGAACTAATGGTAAGCGAATGCTCGCAGCAGGTCTAGATTTTGTGAGTTCAGTCATGCACCGAGACTCTTGGGCAAGCAACTTCATTCGTCAGTGGAGAGATATTGAGCAAGCGGCAGATTCATTGGACTGCAAACAGCTTTTACACATATGGGCGGATCCCGATTTGAGAGGCTTTATTTCAGACCAAACCTTGGACTATTGGCTTTTCAGAAGAACTGTGGAGAAGTGGCGACAAAATTCTATTTTTTCGACTAAGAAGGGTAAGCAACAGACAAAAAACAAGCTCAACGATAAAAATAACAGGCAAAAACCTTCCACAGCTTTAAGTCGCTAG
- a CDS encoding CHAT domain-containing protein, with product MFRLRLSALLVLFPVATLHTLPAIAQITPAGDGTGTLIDQTGDAFAITGGSTAGNNSNLFHNFSDFNLATGQSANFFANPDIQNILSRVSGGNPSFIDGLISVTNSNANLFLLNPSGLVFGSNAQLNVAGDFTASTAWGLGFDDEIWVDGADYAQLTGAPTQFFFDGTGAIINAGDLNVVPGQAINLFASNVVNTGNLTAEEGTIQAIAVPGSNTLRLSQAGQILNLEIIPTSGNLTTTNLPELLTGSGLDSSVTSVNISAESGRTFITGNLDTSGAVGGNIGVFGENIFLESANLNTSGTNGGGEMFVGGDYQGLGTLPTALNTFVDANSTLDSRAITAGDAGQIIVWADNATGFYGEAIATGGLLSGDGGLIETSGKNYLDVFGSSVDASAINGLAGQWLLDPTDINIVSTGTGVLSGGVFNPPTTAPPASDIDPATIVTALDGGTDVIITTSAGTGGSGDITLSESIIQGGGGTASLTFIGRRFILPGAAIIDMNSSGGLTFNINSIGSGTATATELGTALQDAHDSIGAVTGTRTINLAAGTFTTAAGFGINREVTINGAGESFTFLDDGDPTLATGSNHIIVSGGTGDITIQNLTIRYGGTFATANGGGIYNTADTLNLNNVTISDNFSPGAGGGIYNDDGDVTITDSLFSGNSATGIFAGDGGGAIANDGTGNVTILRSTITGNSATSTGILGGVGGGILNDGDTLEIRNSTLSSNTATYGGGGIDNLGTFILANSVITGNTVTDITGYGGGLKLSLGGTATITDSLITSNTNAGYGGGIANFSATADLTRTTISGNTAVDDGGGIFNSTTLTLTDSTVADNTSTGGRGGGLYNEDLGGDLALINTTVSGNTATLGGGIYNDYDLALTNSIIANSTSGDIREGANSTISTSGVNLVEDGSITGASIITLDPSLTPLGDYGGIDVGDPNTGTSNLETHFFFFDSPALNRGDDSFVSSTTDQRGGTRIIDTAVDLGAVEFQGVSLALVSGDGQSTDINTDFDPVTVSATEVTFGNILENLEVEFDAPGSGASSDPTNLSGTTNASGVVSVTPTANDTVGSFEIQATTPTFSVSNTVLADLENTDPDDPDDPDDPDDGDFDDSCTGVTNCEDPVSDPEPEDGLADERGSNIAQITSKLEKVQEQTGVNPALIYAFFSPPEQDDLVATKDNRVATKVEDSKDGSEKDLTQWSYRGDRLSDFLNAEEKFLNPPEKLDNDEELELVMVTYSGKIIRKKVPGVTRRNVMPEVRDFIRGVTNPRFGNRYLKPAQYLHSIFLDPLEADIAKEQINNLTFIMDEGFRALPVAALHDGDKFLIEKYSIGLMPSFSLTNTSGYIPPRQNQLLAMGAAEFGDGLDDLPAAPVEAQIIADQIWQGDVFVDQQFTVENLLSAREQNPYGIVHLATHGEFRAGDNNNSFIQFKDQRVTIDRLSSLRLNEPPIELLVLSACRTALGDRQAELGFAGLALTSGAKSAIGSIWYVSDEGTLALMARLYEELQKSSIKAEALRQAQLSLLRQEVRTENNTLITPDGEITLPPELQQSQDLNLSHPYFWSGFTIVGNPW from the coding sequence GTGTTTCGTCTGCGTCTGTCGGCTCTTTTAGTTTTATTTCCCGTTGCTACCCTGCATACTCTGCCAGCGATCGCCCAGATCACACCAGCAGGGGATGGTACAGGCACCCTCATTGATCAGACAGGTGATGCCTTTGCAATTACTGGAGGTAGCACTGCGGGCAATAACAGCAATTTATTTCACAACTTTAGCGACTTCAATCTTGCAACAGGCCAAAGCGCCAACTTTTTCGCGAACCCTGACATTCAAAATATTTTGTCCCGTGTGAGTGGTGGCAATCCCTCGTTTATTGATGGTCTCATCTCAGTCACAAATAGTAATGCCAATTTATTTTTGCTAAATCCTTCGGGTTTGGTGTTTGGCAGTAATGCACAACTCAATGTGGCAGGAGATTTTACAGCAAGTACAGCGTGGGGTCTGGGTTTCGATGATGAAATTTGGGTTGATGGCGCGGATTATGCTCAACTCACGGGTGCACCCACACAATTTTTCTTTGATGGTACTGGCGCGATTATCAATGCTGGTGATCTGAATGTCGTACCAGGTCAAGCGATCAATCTCTTTGCCTCTAATGTCGTTAATACCGGAAATCTCACTGCTGAGGAAGGCACAATTCAGGCGATCGCCGTACCAGGGAGCAACACTTTACGCCTGAGCCAAGCTGGTCAAATTCTCAACCTCGAAATCATCCCAACCTCCGGCAATCTCACGACCACCAATTTACCGGAACTTCTCACAGGTAGCGGCTTAGATAGTAGTGTCACTTCAGTGAATATTTCTGCCGAATCTGGTCGCACATTCATAACGGGGAATCTGGATACCTCTGGCGCAGTGGGCGGCAATATCGGTGTCTTCGGTGAAAATATTTTCCTTGAATCAGCCAATCTCAACACCTCTGGCACCAATGGCGGTGGTGAGATGTTTGTGGGTGGTGATTACCAAGGTTTAGGCACACTACCAACAGCTCTCAATACTTTTGTCGATGCCAACTCTACTTTAGATTCCAGGGCGATCACCGCAGGAGATGCTGGTCAAATTATTGTCTGGGCGGATAATGCCACAGGATTTTATGGAGAGGCGATCGCCACGGGTGGTCTATTAAGCGGCGATGGCGGATTAATTGAAACTTCTGGTAAAAACTATCTTGATGTTTTTGGCTCAAGTGTTGACGCTAGTGCCATAAATGGTTTAGCCGGACAATGGCTTCTTGACCCCACTGATATCAATATCGTGAGCACTGGTACCGGAGTACTGTCAGGTGGCGTTTTCAACCCACCCACCACAGCACCTCCAGCATCAGATATTGATCCAGCGACAATCGTAACTGCACTTGATGGTGGTACAGACGTCATCATTACAACAAGTGCAGGTACTGGCGGCAGTGGTGACATTACTCTCTCAGAATCAATCATTCAGGGTGGTGGTGGAACAGCATCACTAACCTTTATTGGTCGTCGATTTATTCTTCCAGGTGCTGCCATTATCGATATGAACAGCTCTGGCGGGCTAACCTTCAATATCAACAGCATCGGCTCAGGCACCGCAACGGCAACAGAGCTTGGTACTGCCCTCCAAGATGCCCATGATTCTATTGGTGCAGTCACCGGTACTCGCACCATTAATCTTGCCGCTGGAACATTTACCACTGCTGCTGGATTTGGAATAAATCGGGAAGTAACGATTAATGGTGCAGGCGAAAGTTTTACCTTCCTTGATGATGGTGATCCAACTCTTGCAACTGGTTCCAATCACATCATCGTAAGCGGTGGTACTGGCGATATCACCATTCAAAATCTCACTATTCGATATGGTGGCACCTTTGCAACAGCCAATGGTGGTGGTATTTACAATACCGCTGACACCCTAAATCTCAACAACGTTACCATTTCGGATAACTTCTCCCCTGGCGCTGGGGGAGGGATCTACAATGACGATGGTGACGTCACTATTACCGATAGCCTATTTTCTGGGAATAGTGCCACTGGCATATTCGCTGGAGACGGGGGCGGGGCGATCGCCAATGATGGCACGGGTAATGTCACCATCCTGCGCAGTACCATTACAGGCAACTCAGCCACAAGCACGGGTATACTTGGTGGCGTCGGAGGAGGCATACTTAACGATGGTGACACCCTAGAAATTCGAAACAGTACTCTGTCCAGCAATACGGCCACTTACGGTGGTGGTGGCATCGATAATTTGGGCACTTTCATTCTTGCCAATAGCGTAATCACAGGCAATACAGTTACTGATATCACAGGTTATGGTGGTGGCTTAAAGCTTAGTCTTGGTGGCACTGCAACTATCACAGATAGCCTCATTACTAGTAATACCAATGCGGGTTATGGTGGTGGCATTGCCAACTTTAGTGCAACAGCAGACTTAACAAGAACAACTATTTCTGGAAATACTGCTGTAGATGATGGTGGTGGTATTTTTAATAGCACCACCTTGACCTTGACTGATAGCACTGTCGCAGATAATACCTCCACTGGTGGCCGAGGAGGAGGATTATATAATGAAGATCTGGGTGGTGACTTAGCCTTAATCAATACCACTGTTTCTGGCAATACTGCTACCCTTGGTGGCGGTATCTACAACGACTACGATTTAGCTTTAACCAATAGCATTATTGCGAACAGCACCAGCGGCGATATCCGAGAAGGCGCAAATAGTACGATCAGCACATCGGGCGTCAACTTAGTTGAAGATGGCAGTATTACAGGTGCTAGCATCATTACCCTAGATCCGTCTTTAACACCTTTAGGAGATTATGGTGGTATCGATGTCGGAGATCCAAATACAGGCACAAGTAATCTCGAAACACACTTTTTCTTTTTTGATAGTCCTGCGCTTAATAGAGGTGACGATAGTTTTGTCAGCAGCACCACAGACCAAAGGGGTGGAACGCGCATTATTGATACGGCAGTTGATCTAGGGGCAGTTGAGTTCCAGGGGGTTAGTTTAGCTCTTGTTAGTGGTGATGGCCAGAGTACAGATATCAATACTGATTTTGATCCTGTAACAGTGTCCGCAACAGAGGTGACATTCGGTAACATCCTAGAAAATTTAGAGGTAGAGTTTGATGCTCCTGGTAGTGGTGCGAGTAGCGATCCAACAAATCTCTCTGGCACAACCAATGCTTCTGGTGTAGTGAGTGTCACGCCAACCGCAAATGATACGGTTGGTTCTTTTGAAATTCAGGCAACAACTCCAACATTTTCTGTTAGTAATACGGTTTTAGCAGATTTAGAAAATACAGATCCAGATGACCCAGACGATCCGGATGACCCCGATGACGGCGATTTTGATGATAGTTGTACAGGGGTCACAAACTGTGAGGATCCGGTCTCTGATCCAGAGCCAGAAGATGGATTAGCAGATGAACGTGGCAGTAATATTGCTCAGATTACGAGCAAGCTTGAAAAGGTACAAGAACAAACAGGGGTTAATCCAGCGCTAATCTACGCATTCTTTTCACCGCCAGAGCAGGATGATCTAGTTGCAACCAAGGATAATCGAGTCGCAACAAAGGTTGAAGACTCGAAGGATGGCTCAGAAAAAGATTTGACGCAATGGTCGTATCGGGGCGATCGCCTGAGTGATTTTCTAAATGCGGAGGAAAAATTCCTCAATCCTCCCGAAAAACTAGATAACGATGAAGAGTTGGAATTGGTGATGGTGACCTATTCTGGCAAAATCATTCGTAAAAAAGTTCCTGGTGTCACTCGCAGGAATGTCATGCCTGAGGTGAGAGATTTTATCCGTGGGGTCACAAATCCTCGATTTGGTAATCGCTACCTAAAGCCTGCCCAATACTTGCATAGTATTTTTCTCGATCCATTGGAAGCAGACATTGCCAAAGAACAGATTAATAACCTGACCTTCATCATGGACGAAGGCTTTCGAGCACTTCCCGTAGCAGCACTCCATGACGGCGATAAATTCTTGATCGAGAAATACAGCATCGGCCTGATGCCAAGCTTTTCCCTGACGAACACTTCAGGCTACATTCCACCTCGCCAAAATCAGCTTTTAGCTATGGGTGCAGCTGAGTTTGGTGATGGTCTCGATGATCTACCCGCCGCTCCTGTTGAAGCTCAAATTATTGCAGACCAGATTTGGCAAGGAGATGTCTTCGTCGATCAACAATTTACAGTTGAGAATTTACTCAGTGCCCGCGAACAAAATCCCTATGGCATCGTACATTTAGCTACTCACGGCGAATTTCGTGCAGGGGACAATAACAATTCGTTTATTCAATTCAAAGACCAACGGGTCACAATTGACAGGCTGTCTAGCCTTAGACTCAATGAACCCCCCATCGAATTATTAGTCTTATCTGCCTGCCGCACAGCCCTCGGCGATCGCCAAGCAGAATTAGGCTTTGCAGGACTCGCCCTCACTTCCGGTGCAAAATCCGCTATCGGTAGCATTTGGTATGTCAGCGATGAAGGAACCCTTGCCCTTATGGCCCGTTTATACGAAGAATTACAAAAATCCTCCATCAAAGCCGAAGCCCTTCGCCAAGCTCAATTATCCTTACTCAGACAGGAAGTACGTACCGAAAATAACACTTTAATTACACCAGACGGAGAGATCACCCTACCGCCAGAACTCCAACAGAGCCAAGACTTAAACCTGTCCCACCCCTATTTCTGGAGTGGCTTCACCATCGTCGGCAACCCTTGGTAA
- a CDS encoding FAD-dependent monooxygenase, producing MASPIGIVGAGIGGLTLACTLEQSNIPFQLYEQSESFEALGYGIQVSPNVVRILSALGLAEELEKMAHRCHGFELRSFYSDQTLIQWQLPKNQLYYQCRRADLHQLLFDGLQDKSKLNFSTHLSSYARASDSISLQFDCATDANVSALVGADGVGSQTRKQLMLDSQNTKPSYAGYAAFRAILPWRSPYAELAGKATVWLGKNHHVVAYPNGNLTSEHGQQWLNLVLVVKEKQWQEEGWAIAANKQEVAAEFSNQSKLLNQILVDMIDSPEPCYKWGLFERSPLPFWSQGRVTLLGDAAHPMLPFQAQGAAMSIEDAYILAQCLQRHSEIETAFRQYEKMRYHRATQMQKTSRKNADIFHASGLKAIARDFVFRVADLVAPDLMNLKSAWIYDYDATRL from the coding sequence ATGGCTTCTCCCATTGGTATTGTCGGTGCAGGTATTGGCGGTTTAACTTTGGCCTGTACCCTTGAGCAAAGCAATATTCCATTTCAGCTTTATGAACAGTCAGAAAGCTTTGAAGCGTTGGGTTATGGCATTCAAGTCAGTCCGAATGTGGTGCGGATTTTGTCAGCTTTGGGATTGGCAGAAGAGCTAGAAAAAATGGCTCACCGTTGTCATGGTTTTGAGTTGCGATCTTTTTATTCGGATCAAACTTTAATTCAATGGCAGCTACCAAAAAATCAGCTTTATTATCAATGTCGTCGAGCAGATTTACACCAGCTTTTATTTGATGGTTTGCAGGATAAAAGTAAACTCAATTTCTCAACACACTTGTCTAGCTATGCGCGTGCCTCTGATTCAATTTCTTTGCAGTTTGATTGTGCAACTGATGCAAATGTCTCGGCTTTGGTTGGGGCTGATGGTGTTGGTTCCCAAACTCGTAAGCAGTTAATGCTGGATAGTCAAAATACGAAACCAAGCTACGCGGGCTATGCAGCATTTCGGGCCATCTTACCTTGGCGATCGCCCTACGCAGAGTTAGCGGGTAAAGCAACGGTGTGGCTTGGCAAAAATCATCATGTGGTTGCCTATCCCAACGGCAATCTTACAAGTGAACATGGACAACAATGGCTCAATTTGGTTTTGGTGGTGAAAGAAAAGCAATGGCAAGAAGAAGGCTGGGCGATCGCCGCGAATAAACAAGAGGTTGCCGCTGAATTTAGTAACCAATCCAAACTACTTAATCAAATTTTGGTGGATATGATCGATAGCCCAGAACCCTGTTACAAGTGGGGCTTATTTGAGCGATCGCCGCTTCCTTTTTGGTCGCAAGGTCGAGTGACATTATTGGGAGATGCGGCTCATCCGATGTTGCCATTTCAGGCTCAAGGTGCAGCGATGTCCATTGAAGATGCTTATATTTTGGCACAATGTTTACAGCGTCATAGCGAGATCGAGACAGCGTTTAGACAATACGAAAAAATGCGTTATCACCGGGCAACCCAAATGCAAAAAACATCTCGCAAAAATGCCGATATTTTCCATGCATCCGGTTTGAAGGCGATCGCCCGTGATTTTGTTTTTCGAGTGGCTGATTTAGTTGCCCCGGATTTAATGAATCTCAAATCTGCTTGGATTTATGATTACGACGCGACAAGGCTATGA
- a CDS encoding FHA domain-containing protein, producing MITLTLLHPLQSVPVQNWTFGTESVVRVGRSTDNDVVLYSAVVSRHHVELRQDGQQWKVVNLGTNGTYIDGKRVDECEAQDGLVIRLASSGPKIQIRLKSNTSVDDSAKSSKSKRSSTMNPNARSKDTLVN from the coding sequence GTGATTACCCTGACATTATTACATCCCCTACAATCCGTGCCTGTACAAAATTGGACATTTGGAACCGAGTCTGTCGTACGGGTGGGTCGCTCTACAGATAATGATGTGGTTTTGTATAGTGCTGTAGTCTCTCGTCACCACGTAGAACTGAGACAAGATGGTCAGCAGTGGAAAGTCGTCAATCTAGGTACAAATGGCACATATATCGATGGTAAACGCGTCGATGAGTGCGAAGCCCAAGACGGTTTAGTGATTCGTTTAGCGAGCTCTGGCCCAAAGATTCAAATTCGTCTCAAAAGCAATACTAGCGTCGACGATAGCGCAAAAAGCTCAAAATCGAAGCGCTCTTCTACGATGAACCCTAACGCTCGGTCAAAGGATACCCTCGTCAACTAA
- a CDS encoding methyltransferase domain-containing protein, translated as MFWIYAIGFLVLLLVVGIVLYLLTPRSYDSSNTVATSYDEWTEDGILEFYWGEHIHLGHYGSPPRRKDFLKAKADFVHEMVRWGGLDQLPAGTTVLDVGCGFGGSSRILAQNYGFDATGITLSPKQAQRANDLTPEGVSAKFMVNDALDMSFPDNSFDVVWSIEAGPHMPDKMKYAEEMMRVLKPGGILVVADWNQRDDRQIPLNWWEKPVMRQLLDQWSHPSFSSIERFSEQIAETGLVDGEVTTADWTKETLPSWLESIWQGIVRPKGLIKFGVSGFFKSLREVPTMLLMRVAFGAGLCRFGMFQAVKTNNLNSVGSAQTGEAINA; from the coding sequence ATGTTCTGGATTTACGCCATTGGATTTCTCGTTCTGCTACTCGTTGTCGGGATAGTCCTTTATCTATTGACCCCCCGTAGCTACGACTCCTCTAATACCGTCGCCACTTCCTATGATGAGTGGACAGAAGACGGCATCCTCGAATTTTACTGGGGTGAGCACATTCACCTCGGTCACTACGGCTCTCCCCCACGCCGCAAAGATTTCTTAAAAGCAAAAGCAGACTTTGTTCATGAGATGGTTCGTTGGGGTGGTCTTGATCAGCTTCCCGCTGGCACGACTGTCCTTGATGTTGGTTGTGGTTTTGGTGGCAGTAGTCGCATCCTTGCACAAAATTATGGCTTCGATGCAACAGGCATTACCCTCAGTCCCAAGCAAGCCCAACGTGCAAATGACCTCACTCCCGAAGGCGTTAGTGCAAAGTTCATGGTGAATGATGCCCTTGATATGTCCTTCCCTGACAATAGCTTTGATGTTGTCTGGTCAATTGAGGCAGGGCCCCACATGCCCGACAAAATGAAGTATGCAGAAGAAATGATGCGTGTACTCAAGCCCGGTGGCATCCTTGTGGTGGCTGACTGGAACCAACGCGATGATCGCCAAATTCCTCTCAATTGGTGGGAAAAGCCCGTTATGCGTCAACTCCTTGACCAATGGTCTCACCCTTCTTTCTCCAGTATCGAGCGTTTCTCTGAGCAGATTGCTGAAACTGGTTTAGTTGATGGTGAAGTAACAACTGCTGACTGGACGAAGGAAACATTACCTTCTTGGTTAGAATCTATCTGGCAAGGTATTGTCCGTCCTAAAGGTCTTATCAAATTTGGTGTTTCTGGCTTCTTTAAGTCTCTCCGTGAAGTGCCTACAATGCTCCTAATGCGTGTAGCTTTCGGTGCAGGTCTCTGCCGTTTTGGCATGTTCCAAGCTGTTAAGACAAATAATCTTAATTCCGTTGGCTCTGCCCAAACTGGTGAAGCGATTAACGCTTAA
- a CDS encoding ParA family protein: MGSIVAFVNMKGGVGKTTTTINLAACLAKDYNKRVLIVDLDSQINATLSLMSPVQFAKLKKDHKTLRNLVKQSVSKQTKPRWAPTEIIQTNLCGINGLDILPGDIELYEDFVLADIIYERSQGKRDNFLECWQEMEDNLLKQILRPLAPMYDFVLLDFSPGDHLMTRSGILASDYYVIPAKPEPLSVVGIGILQGRIKQFKDNQRSTIELLGITFTSLGRTTKMAGQVQERLERDFGKTSLFRTAIPINVAIARAVDFYKPVVLTEPKSTGAKAYKRLANEFLYRWQQHIKVPDSPKPEAES; this comes from the coding sequence ATGGGTTCTATTGTTGCATTCGTAAATATGAAAGGGGGGGTTGGTAAAACCACCACCACCATTAATTTGGCGGCTTGTTTGGCGAAAGATTACAACAAACGAGTGCTAATCGTCGATCTTGATAGTCAGATTAATGCGACCTTGAGTCTGATGTCACCAGTACAGTTCGCGAAGCTGAAAAAAGATCACAAAACCCTCCGTAACCTTGTTAAACAATCCGTCTCTAAACAGACAAAACCCCGTTGGGCTCCCACTGAAATTATCCAAACCAATCTCTGTGGCATTAATGGCCTCGATATTTTGCCAGGGGATATCGAGCTATACGAAGACTTTGTTTTAGCGGATATTATCTACGAGCGATCGCAGGGAAAACGCGATAACTTTTTAGAGTGCTGGCAAGAGATGGAGGACAATCTCCTCAAACAAATCCTCCGTCCCCTCGCGCCAATGTATGATTTTGTACTGCTGGATTTTTCGCCGGGCGACCATCTTATGACCCGCAGCGGCATTTTGGCTAGTGATTATTATGTGATTCCCGCAAAGCCTGAACCGCTTTCTGTGGTGGGCATTGGCATTCTTCAAGGACGCATTAAACAATTTAAAGACAATCAACGCAGCACAATTGAATTGTTGGGCATTACCTTTACTTCCCTCGGTCGCACCACAAAAATGGCAGGGCAAGTGCAAGAGCGTCTCGAACGAGATTTTGGCAAAACATCTCTGTTTAGAACAGCAATTCCGATTAATGTGGCGATCGCCCGCGCTGTGGATTTTTATAAGCCTGTGGTGCTGACAGAGCCGAAATCGACAGGAGCAAAAGCCTATAAACGCCTTGCCAATGAATTCTTATATCGCTGGCAACAACACATAAAAGTTCCTGATTCTCCTAAGCCCGAAGCGGAAAGTTAG